The Campylobacter concisus genome has a window encoding:
- a CDS encoding twin-arginine translocation signal domain-containing protein: MQGSRRDFLKKSLKVGAASGVLAVSAVAKVTSDDLAPDDNGVVVGKSNKKEVLYKKSKNWETYYKIAY; this comes from the coding sequence ATGCAAGGATCAAGAAGAGATTTTCTCAAAAAATCTCTAAAAGTCGGTGCTGCCAGCGGAGTACTCGCAGTCTCAGCCGTAGCAAAAGTGACTAGTGATGACTTGGCTCCTGATGACAATGGCGTTGTCGTAGGCAAGTCAAACAAAAAAGAGGTGCTTTATAAAAAAAGCAAAAACTGGGAAACCTACTATAAAATCGCATACTAA
- a CDS encoding thioredoxin domain-containing protein, with amino-acid sequence MKKVILASIIAATSLMAASDKQIEDFYSQMVDSSVKVKVADRHKVAGDIEAVVVKLSKDGNSQDEIVFTKGDFIFPDVIDLKEQKSYLAEVKKEVIAKGISKIYKDEDKANIIVLGSDPKKPTIIMFSDPECPYCRAELAKIETTLKDSNVEIVLTPVHDISSLQKSSLIYKDAKAAKSDSDKVKILRKYYAEDYNVDDKSVSKEDVAKIDNLRKKYFAAGVRSVPFIVNKSDLK; translated from the coding sequence ATGAAAAAAGTGATCTTAGCCTCAATCATCGCGGCAACTAGCCTAATGGCAGCAAGCGATAAGCAAATAGAGGACTTCTACTCTCAAATGGTTGATAGTAGCGTAAAAGTAAAGGTAGCTGACCGTCACAAAGTGGCAGGCGACATCGAAGCTGTCGTGGTAAAACTAAGCAAAGATGGCAACTCACAAGATGAGATAGTATTTACAAAAGGCGACTTCATCTTCCCAGACGTGATCGATCTAAAAGAGCAAAAATCATACCTAGCTGAAGTGAAAAAAGAGGTCATCGCAAAGGGAATTTCTAAAATTTATAAAGATGAAGACAAGGCAAACATCATCGTTCTTGGTAGCGACCCTAAAAAGCCAACTATCATAATGTTTTCAGACCCAGAGTGCCCATACTGCAGGGCTGAGCTAGCAAAGATCGAGACAACGCTAAAAGATAGCAACGTAGAGATCGTCCTAACTCCAGTCCATGACATCTCATCACTTCAAAAAAGCTCACTAATCTACAAAGATGCAAAAGCTGCTAAGAGTGACAGTGACAAGGTTAAAATTTTAAGAAAATACTACGCTGAAGACTACAATGTAGATGATAAGAGTGTTAGTAAAGAAGATGTCGCAAAGATCGATAATCTGCGCAAAAAATACTTTGCAGCTGGCGTTAGATCAGTGCCATTTATCGTAAATAAAAGCGATCTAAAATAA
- the selB gene encoding selenocysteine-specific translation elongation factor, producing the protein MSLIIGTAGHIDHGKTALIKELNGFEGDNLEEEKKRGITIDLSFSNLSKNDENIAFIDVPGHENLIKTMISGAYGFDACLFVVAANDGLMPQSLEHLEILNLLGVKSIIVALTKCDLVDEATINLRKKEIRDEISKFKNLQILEIFAVSIKDKASIDELKNYLFTLRAKKRDEEGVFRYYIDRVFSLKGIGNVVTGTVIEGSVSKNEKLFNYDAGKEVLVRSVQSHDKFVDSAGVSSRVALNLTGIELSELKKGQLLSKKGFFRGFREVDAVVTAKNLIHSQSVTFCVGAKNVPAKVLILSQKDDSYFVTFKFQSDMFLKFDEAFVLISDARVIGGGRVLNPVLEPLKKAGKILFLASLLKHDFVEAFSILKEAHKNGFGIISSYQRFGLNHEEAINVAKKVSNVFVDEKALNIYDLSAVERIKSAIKFMIEKNEFAVFSAQSISLKLAWASQNLAQKALDELESANLIAKDSGVYTKKGVDISKLKVRLEEKIYEILESGKLAPTAPYNIYDDLEIDRVSGDNALKKLTAMGRVIRLEHNLFITRNSLKMALDKLREIIKNQGFVNVTNAKDALNLSRKYIIAYLEQLDLESDIMKQGNDRVFRS; encoded by the coding sequence ATGAGTTTAATAATAGGAACAGCAGGGCATATCGACCATGGAAAAACCGCGCTTATAAAGGAGCTAAACGGCTTTGAGGGGGACAATCTTGAAGAGGAGAAAAAGCGTGGCATAACGATCGATCTAAGCTTTTCAAATTTAAGCAAAAATGATGAAAATATAGCATTTATCGACGTGCCAGGACATGAAAATCTCATAAAAACGATGATAAGTGGCGCGTATGGCTTTGATGCGTGCTTGTTTGTGGTGGCGGCAAATGACGGGCTCATGCCTCAAAGCTTGGAGCACCTTGAAATTTTAAATCTCCTTGGCGTGAAATCTATAATCGTGGCGCTTACAAAGTGTGATCTAGTTGATGAAGCCACCATAAATTTAAGAAAAAAAGAGATAAGAGATGAAATTTCTAAATTTAAAAACCTGCAAATTTTAGAAATTTTCGCCGTTAGCATAAAGGATAAGGCAAGCATCGATGAGCTTAAAAACTACCTCTTTACGCTAAGAGCCAAAAAGCGCGATGAGGAGGGCGTTTTTAGATACTACATTGATAGGGTTTTTAGCCTAAAAGGTATCGGAAATGTCGTAACTGGCACCGTGATAGAGGGAAGCGTTAGTAAAAATGAGAAGCTTTTTAACTACGACGCTGGCAAAGAGGTGCTAGTAAGAAGCGTGCAAAGCCACGATAAATTTGTTGATAGCGCTGGAGTTAGCAGCCGCGTGGCGCTTAATCTAACTGGCATAGAGCTTAGCGAGCTAAAAAAGGGTCAGCTACTTAGCAAAAAGGGCTTTTTTAGGGGATTTAGAGAGGTTGATGCGGTCGTAACTGCTAAAAATCTTATCCACTCTCAAAGCGTGACATTTTGCGTGGGCGCTAAAAACGTGCCCGCAAAGGTGCTAATACTAAGCCAAAAAGATGATAGCTACTTTGTAACATTTAAATTTCAAAGCGATATGTTTTTAAAATTTGACGAGGCCTTTGTGCTCATCTCAGACGCGCGCGTGATAGGCGGTGGTAGAGTGCTAAACCCTGTGCTTGAGCCACTAAAAAAAGCTGGTAAAATTCTCTTTTTAGCCTCGCTTTTAAAGCATGATTTTGTTGAAGCTTTTTCTATCTTAAAAGAGGCTCACAAAAATGGCTTTGGCATCATCTCTTCTTATCAAAGATTTGGTCTAAATCACGAAGAGGCCATAAACGTGGCCAAAAAAGTCTCAAACGTCTTTGTCGATGAAAAGGCTTTAAATATCTACGATCTAAGCGCGGTTGAGCGGATAAAATCAGCCATTAAATTTATGATAGAAAAGAACGAATTTGCTGTCTTTTCAGCTCAAAGTATCAGTCTAAAACTTGCTTGGGCTAGCCAAAATTTAGCCCAAAAAGCGCTTGACGAGCTTGAAAGTGCAAATTTGATCGCCAAAGATAGCGGTGTCTATACCAAAAAAGGCGTTGATATTAGCAAGCTAAAAGTTAGGCTAGAAGAGAAAATTTACGAAATTTTAGAAAGTGGCAAGCTAGCCCCAACGGCGCCATATAATATATATGATGATTTAGAGATCGATAGAGTTAGTGGTGACAATGCCCTTAAAAAGCTAACCGCAATGGGCAGGGTCATAAGGCTGGAGCATAACCTTTTCATCACTAGAAATTCGCTAAAAATGGCACTTGATAAACTAAGAGAGATCATAAAAAATCAAGGCTTTGTAAATGTCACAAACGCCAAGGATGCGCTAAATTTAAGTAGAAAATATATAATCGCCTACCTTGAACAGCTCGATCTTGAGAGTGACATAATGAAGCAAGGAAATGATAGGGTTTTTCGCAGTTAG
- the selA gene encoding L-seryl-tRNA(Sec) selenium transferase: MNDLRNIPQVDKIIKNEAFSGLDTSLVTMLARQILDEVRAKILNENASFSGEEIINLILDEYYKFNEASLQRVLNLTGVTIHTNLARSVIDKEILKRATPVITGYSNLEYNLKTGSRGNRYDYVGSLIARAFGFEDAIVVNNNASAVFLVLNTFAKGREVVVSRGELVEIGGSFRVPEVMANAGCILKEVGTTNKTRLKDYEEAISDETAMLVKVHRSNFDIVGFSEETTANELSELASRQNLIDYFDLGSGFYGNLPFNLDKNEPDLKNLKDVSLVSFSGDKLLGAVQCGIIVGKKELIAKLRKNQLLRMLRVDKVIISLLAESMKAYLNKEFGLITTQKLLHKSVKELESLANFINKSLKTPLEIVRTQTFVGGGAMPNKKIPSVALAFGGDPNLNELKFRQKRVIGRIENDKFMLDLRSLLDEDVETLIKIINETEEK; encoded by the coding sequence TTGAACGATTTAAGAAATATCCCACAAGTTGATAAGATCATAAAAAATGAAGCATTTTCGGGGCTTGATACGAGTTTGGTCACTATGCTTGCAAGGCAAATTTTAGATGAGGTTAGAGCTAAAATTTTAAATGAAAATGCAAGCTTTAGCGGAGAAGAGATAATAAATTTGATCCTAGATGAGTACTATAAATTTAATGAAGCTAGCCTTCAAAGAGTGCTAAATTTAACCGGTGTCACCATACATACAAACCTCGCTAGAAGCGTTATCGATAAAGAAATTTTAAAGCGGGCAACGCCTGTTATCACAGGATACTCAAACCTCGAATACAACTTAAAAACAGGCAGCCGCGGCAACAGATATGACTACGTTGGCTCGCTAATAGCAAGGGCCTTTGGATTTGAAGACGCCATCGTTGTAAATAACAACGCAAGCGCTGTATTTTTAGTGCTAAACACCTTTGCAAAGGGCAGAGAAGTGGTCGTTAGCAGGGGCGAACTAGTCGAGATCGGCGGTAGTTTTAGAGTGCCTGAGGTGATGGCAAATGCAGGCTGCATCCTAAAAGAGGTCGGCACTACAAACAAAACTAGACTAAAAGACTACGAAGAGGCGATCAGCGATGAGACAGCGATGCTTGTGAAAGTTCATAGATCAAATTTTGACATCGTTGGCTTTAGCGAAGAGACCACGGCAAATGAGCTAAGCGAGCTAGCAAGCAGGCAAAATTTGATAGATTATTTTGATCTTGGCAGTGGATTTTATGGAAATTTGCCTTTTAATTTAGACAAAAACGAGCCAGATCTAAAAAATTTAAAAGATGTTTCGCTAGTTAGCTTTAGCGGCGACAAGCTGCTTGGTGCGGTACAGTGCGGTATCATCGTTGGCAAAAAAGAGCTCATCGCAAAGCTTAGAAAAAACCAGCTTTTAAGGATGCTTCGTGTCGATAAAGTGATCATCTCGCTTTTGGCTGAGAGCATGAAAGCCTATCTAAACAAAGAATTTGGGCTAATCACAACGCAAAAACTACTTCATAAAAGCGTAAAAGAGCTTGAGAGCTTGGCAAATTTTATAAATAAAAGCCTAAAAACTCCGCTTGAGATAGTGCGCACACAAACCTTTGTGGGAGGTGGAGCGATGCCAAATAAAAAGATCCCAAGTGTGGCACTTGCATTTGGTGGCGACCCAAATTTAAACGAGCTAAAATTTAGGCAAAAAAGGGTGATCGGGCGCATAGAAAATGACAAATTTATGCTTGATCTTAGATCGCTTCTTGATGAGGACGTAGAGACGCTAATAAAAATAATAAATGAAACGGAAGAAAAATGA
- a CDS encoding 4Fe-4S dicluster domain-containing protein, translating into MKEFGFYNDFDDALMLNEQIEINNENGDYLVSNSPKLKANVVAPEINFYLKNTTASVLEKAKNTLLLYEARASAFDMAKDVDYEKEVGKNVVIVSNSGREELANLLKENGYKVIELTHFEVKFIYGAAGELSVLVLRANDEFEVDCDFFLVENARDYMLKQSGCYEISGLKDEKVLEILNAKSPKFRYKSFTQYDSSICQYHERRSEICGRCAEVCPTVAILKEDETKHLVFSAIDCTNCGNCISVCPSGSLDSTLMPQSSFATIAKLYKDKVALIVSEEINLEELNVSLPENVLPFVILAPHLLSQTHFLTLLQESGASVILYSKSLGKGEKDAISILNQIYELKFKETAIYHAKDKAELESALKKAKLIDGSQHSINEYALPKREIFAKRLEFIVGSDDLGVVKSGEMIRYGVVKINAETCTLCLSCVGACNVSALVADKKTNSILFNPSVCTACGYCELSCAEKNTISLEVGKLALKPESFVYSELAHDELFACVECGKEFATKKAVEKIAAIMQPRFGNDRAKIKALYCCADCKAKIMVQAQLNAMREDLLNG; encoded by the coding sequence ATGAAAGAATTTGGCTTTTATAACGATTTTGACGATGCTTTGATGCTAAATGAGCAGATAGAGATCAACAACGAAAATGGCGACTATCTAGTCTCAAACTCTCCAAAGCTAAAGGCAAATGTCGTCGCACCTGAGATAAATTTCTACCTTAAAAATACCACCGCAAGCGTCTTAGAAAAAGCCAAAAACACACTTTTACTCTACGAGGCAAGAGCGAGCGCCTTTGACATGGCAAAGGATGTGGATTACGAAAAAGAGGTCGGCAAAAATGTTGTCATAGTAAGCAACTCAGGCCGCGAAGAGCTAGCAAATTTACTAAAAGAAAATGGCTACAAAGTGATCGAGCTAACGCACTTTGAGGTTAAATTTATATATGGCGCAGCTGGTGAGCTAAGCGTTTTGGTGCTTAGAGCAAATGACGAATTTGAGGTTGATTGCGACTTTTTCTTAGTTGAAAACGCAAGGGACTATATGCTAAAGCAAAGCGGCTGCTACGAAATTTCAGGGCTAAAAGATGAAAAAGTGCTTGAAATTTTAAACGCAAAAAGCCCAAAATTTAGATACAAAAGCTTTACGCAATACGACTCTTCAATCTGTCAGTATCACGAGCGCAGGAGTGAAATTTGCGGTCGTTGCGCCGAGGTTTGCCCAACGGTTGCTATCTTAAAAGAGGACGAGACAAAGCACCTGGTCTTTTCAGCGATAGATTGCACAAACTGCGGAAACTGCATCAGCGTCTGCCCTAGCGGCTCACTAGACTCAACGCTCATGCCACAAAGCTCATTTGCCACTATCGCTAAGCTTTACAAAGATAAGGTCGCTCTCATCGTTTCTGAGGAGATAAATTTAGAAGAGCTTAACGTCAGCCTACCAGAAAATGTCCTACCTTTTGTCATCCTAGCCCCACATCTGCTAAGCCAAACGCACTTTTTGACGCTTCTTCAAGAAAGTGGCGCGAGTGTGATCTTATATAGCAAGAGCCTTGGCAAGGGCGAAAAGGACGCCATTAGTATATTAAATCAAATTTATGAGCTTAAATTTAAAGAGACTGCGATATACCACGCAAAAGACAAGGCTGAGCTTGAAAGTGCGCTTAAAAAAGCAAAACTAATAGACGGCTCTCAGCACTCGATCAACGAATACGCACTGCCAAAGAGAGAAATTTTTGCTAAAAGGCTTGAGTTTATCGTAGGTAGTGACGATCTTGGCGTGGTAAAAAGCGGCGAGATGATAAGATATGGCGTGGTTAAGATAAACGCTGAAACTTGCACGCTCTGTCTTAGCTGTGTTGGAGCTTGTAACGTAAGCGCCTTGGTGGCTGATAAGAAGACAAATTCGATTTTATTTAACCCAAGCGTCTGCACCGCCTGTGGCTACTGCGAGCTAAGCTGCGCTGAGAAAAACACTATCTCGCTTGAGGTTGGCAAACTAGCGCTCAAGCCTGAGAGCTTCGTTTATAGCGAGCTTGCACATGACGAGCTATTTGCCTGCGTGGAGTGTGGAAAAGAGTTTGCGACTAAAAAGGCAGTCGAGAAGATCGCAGCGATCATGCAGCCAAGATTTGGCAACGACAGAGCCAAGATAAAAGCTCTTTACTGCTGTGCTGACTGCAAGGCAAAGATCATGGTGCAAGCCCAACTAAACGCGATGAGAGAGGATTTATTAAATGGATAA
- a CDS encoding TorD/DmsD family molecular chaperone — protein MDKNITKARAYFYEFLAYPLFFHTSDEKFARWREQLSYLAQNPLSEQSAEAFANLDKFSFKELVNEQNEVLFGFTNIPLSASFYEEGRDNGAARLRVIHCLNLSPYRRDKELCKDSEDYVGFIFLVMATFLNDEFNGEKNISDKLFIETLNLFVDEFGSLLLAHKNANFFRSYALILKDFIELERVVLNVEAPAKPQGDSVAMAALKKEPFQSKMPTIKTKLHWEEFSPVISHEFKD, from the coding sequence ATGGATAAGAACATCACAAAAGCAAGGGCATATTTTTACGAATTTTTAGCTTATCCGCTATTTTTTCACACGAGCGATGAGAAATTTGCAAGGTGGAGAGAACAGCTTAGCTACCTAGCGCAAAATCCTTTGAGCGAGCAAAGCGCAGAGGCATTTGCAAATTTAGATAAATTTAGCTTTAAAGAGCTTGTAAATGAGCAAAATGAGGTTCTTTTTGGCTTTACAAATATCCCTTTAAGCGCCTCATTTTATGAAGAGGGCAGAGACAATGGAGCTGCTAGACTTAGAGTGATACACTGCCTAAACCTTAGCCCATATAGGCGCGATAAGGAGCTTTGCAAAGACAGCGAGGACTACGTTGGCTTTATATTTTTAGTGATGGCGACGTTTTTAAATGATGAATTTAACGGCGAAAAAAATATCAGCGATAAGCTTTTTATCGAGACTTTAAATTTATTTGTAGATGAGTTTGGCTCGCTACTTTTAGCTCATAAAAATGCAAATTTCTTCCGCTCCTATGCGCTCATCTTAAAAGACTTCATCGAGCTTGAAAGAGTCGTTTTAAACGTAGAAGCACCAGCCAAACCGCAAGGCGATAGCGTCGCTATGGCAGCACTTAAAAAAGAGCCATTTCAAAGCAAGATGCCAACCATTAAAACCAAGCTTCACTGGGAGGAATTCTCTCCAGTCATCTCACACGAGTTTAAAGACTAG
- a CDS encoding DUF6803 family protein, translating into MVMTHYMELLSLDQPYNLILYMVIPMGLAELLVAMEFFTMYHMDSGKNAGFKAVSKFVGIVLGVYFTALVIYFLAKIYPTIKWRGYADVIAIYSYLIGVIPLLGIALLELNLIYKNASQKAKLKLHFCLLIFFLIVGHVAMIFGMVDPTITGYKAENGAMDMQMNMPMNMPADMPMHDHHKMMMNMQQMSDDNSTNMHMHH; encoded by the coding sequence ATGGTAATGACACACTACATGGAGCTTTTATCGCTCGATCAACCTTACAATCTAATCCTCTACATGGTGATACCTATGGGGCTTGCGGAGCTTTTAGTGGCGATGGAGTTTTTTACGATGTATCACATGGATAGTGGCAAAAACGCTGGCTTTAAGGCCGTTAGCAAATTTGTTGGCATAGTGCTTGGGGTCTATTTTACAGCTCTTGTGATCTACTTTTTAGCAAAAATTTATCCAACCATAAAATGGCGCGGATATGCCGATGTCATCGCTATCTACTCATACCTCATCGGCGTTATCCCACTTCTTGGCATCGCACTTTTAGAGCTAAATTTGATCTATAAAAATGCAAGCCAAAAGGCAAAGCTAAAGCTTCACTTTTGCCTGCTCATATTTTTCTTGATCGTCGGACACGTCGCTATGATATTTGGCATGGTTGATCCTACCATAACAGGTTATAAGGCTGAAAATGGCGCGATGGATATGCAGATGAATATGCCAATGAACATGCCAGCAGATATGCCGATGCATGATCACCATAAGATGATGATGAATATGCAACAGATGAGTGATGATAACTCAACAAATATGCATATGCATCACTAA
- a CDS encoding MqnA/MqnD/SBP family protein: MIFGKIDYLNLLPFHVFLKSAPLSSQIKKAIEFKKGVPSKLNRALNARKIDAAVISSIASKKANLKKLNFGIVAKKDVKSVLVRKNSAPKPDPASASSNALAKVLKLNGEVIIGDRALKAYLSEGKECFYDLGQIWYEKTNLPFVFGRFSYVKNGSFYKKLVAKFLQKNVKIPNYILAKYAKSRDISEQDIKWYLKFISYEIGPKEQKSLRKFFKEHRLLKAEKKN; the protein is encoded by the coding sequence ATGATATTTGGAAAGATTGATTATCTAAATTTACTCCCATTTCACGTTTTTTTAAAATCAGCCCCACTAAGCTCTCAGATAAAAAAGGCTATCGAGTTTAAAAAAGGCGTGCCAAGCAAGCTAAATAGGGCACTAAATGCCAGAAAGATCGACGCTGCGGTTATTTCAAGCATAGCCAGCAAAAAGGCAAATTTAAAGAAGCTAAATTTTGGAATAGTCGCCAAAAAAGATGTAAAAAGCGTGCTTGTGCGCAAAAATTCAGCCCCAAAGCCAGATCCTGCCTCAGCTAGCTCAAACGCCCTAGCCAAGGTGCTTAAACTAAATGGAGAGGTGATCATAGGCGACAGGGCACTAAAGGCATACTTAAGCGAGGGCAAAGAGTGCTTTTACGACCTTGGTCAAATTTGGTACGAAAAGACAAATTTGCCATTTGTTTTTGGTAGATTTTCTTACGTAAAAAACGGCTCGTTTTACAAAAAACTGGTCGCAAAATTTCTACAAAAAAATGTAAAGATCCCAAACTATATCTTGGCCAAGTATGCTAAAAGTCGTGACATAAGCGAGCAAGACATCAAGTGGTATTTGAAATTTATAAGCTACGAAATAGGCCCAAAAGAGCAAAAATCACTCCGAAAATTTTTTAAAGAACATAGATTATTAAAAGCAGAAAAAAAGAATTAA
- a CDS encoding barstar family protein → MKSVILDAKKMVEKEKMHEYFAKKFDLPEYYGKNLDALFDCLCEINEPTLIKLKNENALDSATKESLTQLFCDVCNENALVKFELVKDEK, encoded by the coding sequence ATGAAAAGCGTGATCTTAGATGCCAAAAAGATGGTTGAAAAAGAGAAGATGCATGAGTATTTTGCTAAGAAATTTGACCTGCCAGAGTACTACGGCAAAAATTTAGACGCGCTCTTTGACTGCCTTTGTGAGATAAATGAGCCAACGCTTATAAAGCTAAAAAATGAAAATGCTTTGGATAGTGCCACAAAAGAGAGCTTAACCCAGCTATTTTGCGACGTTTGCAACGAAAATGCGCTAGTTAAATTTGAGCTTGTAAAAGATGAAAAATGA
- a CDS encoding ribonuclease domain-containing protein gives MNKRLLPALVAFVIAIIVGTFFFSKEGGEANKNAQILLEQLNKERQKSQSLAENGSYTSKDEVALYIYKFNKLPKNFITKKEALELGWDAKSGNLWQISGGKSIGGDRFSNREKRLPEADGRKWFECDVNYSGGRRGAERILYSNDGLIYYTPDHYEHFYLLYEKRMQ, from the coding sequence TTGAACAAAAGACTTTTGCCAGCTCTAGTTGCCTTTGTCATTGCCATCATCGTTGGCACCTTCTTTTTTTCAAAAGAGGGCGGCGAGGCAAACAAAAACGCTCAAATTTTACTTGAGCAGCTAAACAAAGAGAGGCAAAAGAGCCAGAGCCTCGCAGAAAACGGCTCATACACCTCAAAAGATGAGGTCGCACTTTATATCTATAAATTTAACAAGCTACCAAAGAATTTCATAACCAAAAAAGAGGCACTTGAACTTGGCTGGGACGCAAAAAGCGGAAATTTATGGCAGATAAGCGGCGGCAAAAGCATTGGTGGGGATAGATTTTCAAACAGAGAAAAGAGGCTGCCTGAGGCTGATGGTAGAAAGTGGTTTGAGTGCGATGTAAATTATAGTGGTGGCAGGCGCGGTGCTGAGAGAATTTTATACTCAAACGACGGGCTTATCTACTACACACCCGATCACTACGAGCATTTTTACCTGCTTTATGAGAAGAGGATGCAATGA
- the upp gene encoding uracil phosphoribosyltransferase — MQNVKLISHPLIEHKLTILRDKNTQPFQFRMLVDEISYLMIFEATRNLKVKDVKVQTPVAVADAKRLTTKVMICPILRAALGMLDSVFTIIPDASVGFLGFQRNEETAQAEFFYAKLPKDAKERMAIIIDPMFATGGTAIDAVKFLREKGVKEIKFISIIAAPEGLKRFSEIYPDVEVYTASIDEKLNEKNYIVPGLGDAGDRVFNTL; from the coding sequence ATGCAAAACGTGAAGCTCATCTCACACCCATTGATCGAGCACAAATTAACAATCTTACGTGATAAAAACACCCAGCCTTTTCAGTTTCGCATGCTAGTTGATGAGATCAGCTACCTTATGATCTTTGAGGCGACTAGAAATTTAAAGGTAAAAGATGTCAAAGTCCAAACACCAGTTGCGGTGGCAGACGCAAAAAGGCTCACTACAAAGGTGATGATATGCCCTATTTTAAGGGCTGCTCTTGGCATGCTTGATAGCGTCTTTACCATCATCCCAGATGCGAGCGTTGGCTTTTTGGGCTTTCAGCGAAACGAAGAGACAGCGCAGGCTGAGTTTTTCTACGCAAAGCTTCCAAAAGACGCAAAAGAGCGCATGGCGATCATCATAGATCCTATGTTTGCGACTGGCGGCACGGCGATAGACGCGGTTAAGTTCTTGCGTGAAAAGGGCGTTAAAGAGATAAAATTTATCTCTATCATCGCCGCACCTGAGGGGCTAAAGAGATTTAGCGAAATTTACCCAGACGTCGAGGTCTATACGGCATCGATCGATGAGAAACTAAATGAGAAAAACTACATCGTCCCAGGTCTTGGTGACGCTGGCGATAGAGTTTTTAACACACTTTAA
- a CDS encoding malic enzyme-like NAD(P)-binding protein, whose protein sequence is MTHVTKEEALNYHIGGKIEIRVKTPCETSRDLSMAYTPGVAEPCKEIEADTELAYKYTNKANLVAVITDGTAVLGLGDIGAIAGKPVMEGKSVLFKKFANVDAFDIELDEHDPDKIVEICKALAPTFGGINLEDIRAPKCFEIERKLQEAVDIPVMHDDQHGTAMITSAGIINAMEISGKDISKIKIVVSGAGAAGIACAKMYKALGAKHIVMIDSKGVIHSKRTDLTPEKVEFALETEDRTLADAMKGADMFLGLSKPGVVTKEMVASMNKEPIIFALANPVPEIFPEDVVAVRDDVMMGTGRSDYPNQVNNVLGFPFIFRGALDVRAKKITENMKMAAAKALAQLAKEPVPAEVLKASGVSELKFGKEYIIPKPFDKRVLTAVAPAVAKAAVEDGVARVKDFDVEAYKAKLAKGF, encoded by the coding sequence ATGACACATGTAACTAAAGAAGAGGCACTAAACTACCACATAGGCGGTAAGATCGAGATCAGGGTAAAGACACCTTGCGAGACTTCAAGAGACCTTTCAATGGCCTATACACCAGGCGTTGCTGAGCCTTGTAAAGAGATAGAGGCTGACACTGAGCTAGCTTATAAATATACAAATAAAGCAAATTTAGTAGCTGTCATCACCGATGGCACGGCTGTTCTTGGACTTGGCGACATCGGCGCTATCGCTGGTAAGCCAGTTATGGAGGGTAAGTCAGTTTTATTTAAGAAATTTGCAAACGTTGATGCCTTTGACATCGAGCTAGATGAGCACGATCCTGATAAGATCGTTGAGATTTGCAAGGCTCTAGCTCCTACATTTGGCGGTATAAATTTAGAAGATATCCGCGCTCCAAAGTGCTTTGAGATCGAAAGAAAGCTTCAAGAAGCAGTCGATATCCCTGTAATGCACGACGATCAGCACGGCACAGCGATGATAACAAGCGCTGGCATTATAAATGCGATGGAAATTTCTGGCAAAGATATATCTAAGATAAAGATCGTAGTTAGCGGCGCTGGTGCAGCTGGCATCGCTTGCGCAAAGATGTATAAAGCACTTGGCGCAAAACACATCGTGATGATAGATAGCAAAGGTGTCATCCACTCAAAAAGAACAGACCTAACTCCAGAGAAGGTTGAATTTGCGCTTGAGACTGAGGATAGGACTTTGGCTGATGCGATGAAAGGTGCTGATATGTTTTTAGGTCTTTCTAAGCCTGGCGTTGTGACAAAAGAGATGGTCGCATCAATGAACAAAGAGCCTATCATCTTCGCTTTGGCAAACCCAGTGCCTGAAATTTTCCCAGAGGACGTCGTAGCTGTAAGAGATGACGTTATGATGGGCACAGGCAGAAGCGACTATCCTAATCAAGTAAATAATGTTTTGGGCTTTCCATTTATCTTTAGAGGCGCGCTTGACGTTAGGGCTAAAAAGATCACTGAAAATATGAAAATGGCAGCAGCTAAAGCGCTTGCACAGCTTGCAAAAGAGCCAGTGCCAGCTGAAGTTTTAAAAGCAAGTGGCGTTAGCGAGCTAAAATTTGGCAAAGAGTACATCATCCCAAAACCATTTGACAAGCGTGTGCTAACGGCGGTCGCTCCAGCAGTTGCAAAAGCTGCAGTTGAAGATGGCGTAGCGAGAGTAAAAGATTTTGATGTTGAGGCTTACAAAGCCAAACTTGCAAAAGGTTTTTAA